GCGCATCTGTTGCGCAACGGCCCGATCCGGAGAATCGAGCACGGCTACGATCAGGTGGCGTGCATCGAAGCGCGACCGGCCGACCGTCGCTTTCGCCAGCGCCACAGCCATCTGGACGGCGAGCGAAGCGGCCCGACGCAGCATGATGCCGCGACGGGGCGAGGCGAGCGTCGTGATGGTGCCATAGGAGGCGATCTTTTCCGCAGAAATACCCTGGGCTTCCGCCAGGTCGACCAGCCAGCGTGGTGTCGACCACGTCCCCCGCGGCTGCGTCACGCCGACGGCGACAGCTGCCTGCAGGATCAGCATCACGCCGATGGTGGCCGCCTCTTCGCCATCCCGGCGGATGGCCCGATCGCCCGCCGCACGCAGGATGGTGCGCGCGGCGTCGGAACGGGCGAGGCGCATCGCTTCGGTGAGAGAGAGCGTCGAGGCGGTCTTCGAGCCGGGCGCCGGGCTGGATGGCTCGCGCGCAGGCGGATCGTCCGAAGCGCGCTCAGGGGCGCGTCGGGCGCGTTCGCGCGGGCCGGACGAGGGCGGCACGTCCCGAGGCGACGAGTGGCTCGTTCCGGTCTCGGGTGGCGGGGTCCGGTCGGACCGATAGGGCAGGGCAAAGGACGAAAGGGTGCTCGATGATGTTGGCGAGGGTGGCTCGTGTGCCGACGACGTGCCGGGATCCGCGCCTTTGGTGGCCGGCCCGCGCCGCAATGCCTTCGCCCGATCCGTGGAACCCATCGCGCACTCCTGGACAATGGCGGCGATCAGAGGACGGTCACGGTCCCCGCGGTTCCCATTCTGATAAGCGGTTTCGATTTATGCAAGCATAGGTTGCGGTCGTCGATTTTTGCCGCCCGTTGCCTTCGCAGGCCCCGTCGCCTATCTAGCGGCCAGATTCCCGAAAGCCTGAAGTCCACGCCCGCAGCGGAGCCCGCACGCCCATGTCCCGCCAGTTCATCTACCATATGCGCGGCCTGTCGAAGACCTATCCGGGCGGCAAGCAGGTTCTCAAGGACATCCACCTGTCCTTCTATCCGGACGCCAAGATCGGCGTGCTCGGCGTCAACGGCGCGGGCAAGTCGACGCTGCTCAAGATCATGGCCGGGTTCGACAAGGAGTGGACCGGCGAGGCCTGGGTCGCCGAGGGCGCGCGCGTCGGCTACCTGCCGCAGGAGCCCAAGCTCGACGAGACGCTGAACGTCCGCGACAACGTCATGCTCGGCGTCGCGCCGCAGAAGGCCGTGCTCGACCGCTACAACGAGCTCGCCATGAACTATTCCGACGAGACCGCCGACGAGATGACGGCCCTGCAGGACGAGATCGAGGCCAAGGGGCTGTGGGATCTCGATTCCAAGGTCGACCAGGCGATGGACGCGCTGCGCTGCCCGCCCGACGACTGGGAGGTGGCCAAGCTCTCGGGCGGCGAGCGCCGCCGCGTCGCGCTCTGCAAGCTCCTGCTGGAGCAGCCGGAGCTGCTGCTGCTCGACGAGCCGACCAACCATTTGGACGCCGAGACCACCGCCTGGCTCGAAGGCCATCTGCGCACCTATCCTGGCGCGATCCTGATCGTGACCCACGATCGCTACTTCCTCGACAACGTCACCAGCTGGATCCTCGAGCTCGATCGCGGCCAGGGCATCCCCTATGAGGGCAACTACTCGGCCTGGTCGGTGCAGAAGCAGAAGCGCCTCGCCCAGGAGAACCGCGAGGACGTCTCCCGCCAGAAGACGCTGGAGCGCGAGCAGGAGTGGATCTCGGCCTCGCCCAAGGCCCGCCAGGCCAAGAGCAAGGCGCGTATCCAGCGCTATGACGAACTCGTCCAGAAGGCCAACAACAAGGGCCCCGACACCGCGCAGATCATCATCCCGATCGCCGAGCGGCTGGGCAACAACGTCGTCGATTTCGAGAACATCTCGAAGGGCTTCCAGGACAAGCTGCTGATCGACGGGCTGACCTTCAAGCTGCCGCCGGGCGGCATCGTCGGCGTGATCGGCCCCAACGGCGCCGGCAAAACGACGCTGTTCCGCATGATCACCGGGCAGGACAAGCCCGATGCTGGCACGATCAAGATCGGCGAGAGCGTCACGCTCGGCTATGTCGACCAGAGCCGCGACTCGCTCGACGACAAGAAGAACGTCTGGGAGGAGATCTCGGGCGGCAACGACATCCTCTATCTCGGCAAGCGCGAGATCAATTCGCGCGCCTATTGCTCGACCTTCAACTTCAAGGGCGGCGACCAGCAGAAGAAGGTCGGTTCGCTCTCGGGCGGCGAGCGCAACCGCGTCCATCTCGCGAAGATGCTGAAGGCCGGCTCCAACGTCCTGCTGCTCGACGAGCCGACCAACGACCTCGATGTCGATACGCTGCGGGCGCTGGAGGAGGCGCTGGAGGATTACGCCGGCTGCGCCGTGATCATCAGCCACGATCGCTGGTTCCTCGACCGCATCGCGACCCATATCCTCGCCTTCGAGGGCGACAGCCATGTCGAGTGGTTCGAGGGCAACTTTGCCGATTACGAGGAAGACAAGAAGCGACGGCTGGGCATCGACTCCACGATCCCCAAGCGCATCCAGTACAAGAAGTTCTCGCGCTGAGGCGCTCGTAAACAAAAAGCCCCGCGGCACCGAGTGTGCCGCGGGGCTTTTTCTATTTCTGGGCAGCGCCAGCGCTGCCAAAGCCGAGCGCCTAGCGCGACAGCGCCGTCCGCAGCGCGCCGATCCGGTCGGTAAGGCTGCGGGCCTCTTCCGCCGTCAGCCCCGTGGCTTCCTGAACGCAGGGAGGCACGCTGCGAGCCTTGTCGAGCAGGGCCTTGCCGCCTGCCGTCAGCCTCAGGCGGACCTGGCGCTCGTCGGCCGGATCGCGGCTGCGCGAGACCAGCCCTGCCGCCTCCATGCGCTTCAGCAGCGGCGTCAGCGTGTTGGATTCGAGGAAGAGCCGTTCGCCGATCTCGCCGACGGTGCGGTCGTCACGCTCCCAGAGCGTCACCATCACCAGATACTGCGGATAGGTCAGGCCGAGTTCGTCGAGCAGGGGCTTGTAGAGCCGGTTGAAGGCGTGGCTGGCGGAATAGAGCGCGAAGCACAGGAAGTCGTCGAGCTTCGGATCGGATGGCGGGGCTGGGGCGGTCATCGGCATCTCCTCGGTACGGGCTTAAAATAATCGTGCGCGATCCAATCGCAAGGGATTGACAGCGGCGAGGCTCGTCCTTATTAAATCGTTCACGATCTAATCGATAGCGATTGAAGATCGGCCGACGGTTCTCCGCCGGGCCACGCGAACCAGAAGGAGACGAGATCATGTCGAACGCCAAT
This portion of the Bosea sp. OAE506 genome encodes:
- the ettA gene encoding energy-dependent translational throttle protein EttA gives rise to the protein MSRQFIYHMRGLSKTYPGGKQVLKDIHLSFYPDAKIGVLGVNGAGKSTLLKIMAGFDKEWTGEAWVAEGARVGYLPQEPKLDETLNVRDNVMLGVAPQKAVLDRYNELAMNYSDETADEMTALQDEIEAKGLWDLDSKVDQAMDALRCPPDDWEVAKLSGGERRRVALCKLLLEQPELLLLDEPTNHLDAETTAWLEGHLRTYPGAILIVTHDRYFLDNVTSWILELDRGQGIPYEGNYSAWSVQKQKRLAQENREDVSRQKTLEREQEWISASPKARQAKSKARIQRYDELVQKANNKGPDTAQIIIPIAERLGNNVVDFENISKGFQDKLLIDGLTFKLPPGGIVGVIGPNGAGKTTLFRMITGQDKPDAGTIKIGESVTLGYVDQSRDSLDDKKNVWEEISGGNDILYLGKREINSRAYCSTFNFKGGDQQKKVGSLSGGERNRVHLAKMLKAGSNVLLLDEPTNDLDVDTLRALEEALEDYAGCAVIISHDRWFLDRIATHILAFEGDSHVEWFEGNFADYEEDKKRRLGIDSTIPKRIQYKKFSR